From one Melopsittacus undulatus isolate bMelUnd1 chromosome 16, bMelUnd1.mat.Z, whole genome shotgun sequence genomic stretch:
- the BAK1 gene encoding bcl-2 homologous antagonist/killer, whose amino-acid sequence MASGNEGNPPRGWRRRGSNRQRPSQELNSEDQVAEETEEVFRSYAFYRYEQEREERGEEVPVDQEIMDIEGELGSTGSQVGQRLAIIGDDINKRYDAEFRCLLKSLQPTKENAYECFTRIASSLFESGINWGRVIALLGFGYRMAIHVYQQGWTGFLRWIGRCVVEFMLRNRIAQWIAQQGGWAAALDLDNVYMKYMLVVVALVMVGHLVVRRFFRP is encoded by the exons ATGGCCTCAGGGAACGAGGGTAACCCGCCGAGGGGCTGGAGACGGCGGGGAAGCAACAGGCAGAGGCCGTCACAGGAGCTCAACTCAG AGGACCAGGTGGCCGAGGAGACGGAGGAGGTGTTTCGGAGCTATGCCTTCTACCGCTACGAGCAGGAGAGAGAGGAGCGAGGGGAGGAGGTGCCCGTGGACCAGGAGATCATGGACATTGAGGGGGAGCTGGGCAG CACCGGGAGCCAGGTGGGCCAGCGCTTGGCCATCATTGGCGACGACATCAACAAGCGGTACGATGCAGAGTTCCGCTGCCTGCTGAAGTCCCTGCAGCCCACCAAGGAGAATGCCTATGAGTGCTTCACCCGAATAGCCTCCAG CTTGTTCGAGAGCGGCATTAACTGGGGCCGGGTGATCGCGCTGCTGGGCTTCGGCTACCGCATGGCCATCCACGTCTACCAGCAAGGCTGGACCGGCTTCCTGCGCTGGATCGGCCGCTGCGTCGTGGAGTTCATGCTCCGGAACCGCATTGCCCAGTGGATCGCTCAGCAGGGAGGATGG GCGGCTGCACTCGACCTGGACAATGTTTACATGAAGTACatgctggtggtggtggccCTGGTCATGGTGGGACATTTAGTGGTACGACGCTTCTTCAGGCCCTAA